The nucleotide sequence CATGAAGGGTGGGCTCCATGGAGTCGCCATGCACGGCGATGATCGACAGGCTCGCTGCCTTGCTCGCGGTCAGTCGCCGCAGCCACTTCTCGTCGAAGCCAAACTGCGCGGATTTGGCTTCCATTTCGGCCAGAGCGCCGTGGCCGGCTGATGCCTCGACATTGAGCAAAGGCACATGGACGAGCTCGACCACCGGGCCTGAGCGGCGGGCAGGGGCTCCAAGAACCTTCTCATCGACCCCGAAAAATCGCGCCAGAACCGAGCGATCCTGCTCGTCCAGCTGCCGCGGACTGCCGCGCCGAATGTACTGCTGGATGTAGGCGGCATTGCGCCCCAGCAGACGCGAAACCGAGGAGTAATTCACGCCTCGTTGCTGGATCAGTTCATCCAAGGCTCTCCGTGCGTCGTCCATGACTACCAGTCCTATCGCGGGCACCTAGGAAAATCCATCCTAGACTCTAGGAAGCCTTCCTAGTAAGAACATATCAAGAACACAAGCCTAAAGCGAGTCGACGGCGATGGAACTACTGGAGCAGATCGAGGCATATCTGGCGAAAACACGAACGTCGCCAAGCACCTTCGGTCGGCACGTCGTGGCAGATCCTCGCTTCGTTCAGGACCTTCGGGACGGGCGCAGGCCACGCCGCAAGACCTGCCAGAAAGTGTCGAAATTTCTTGCGAGCTCAGAGGCAGTTAGCCGCAGGTAGTCTAGCGAAATCTGGGGCAGTTTCTTCCGAATCTCGTTGCCTCGTCCTCAAGCATCCATTACGCTTACCCATACAGAAACTGGTTTAGCCCAGTTTCTTGGGGGATCTGGGAATGGATAGCGATTCGGGATTGAGGCGCGGGGTTGAGAGCCGCCTCGAATTCATCGAATTCAGGCTCTTTTGGGAAGGGCATGTCAACCGGAGTGACCTGATTGAAGTTTTCGGCGTTTCGATCAACCAGGCTTCGACGGATCTGAACAGATATCTTGGCCTGGCTGAAGCCAACATGGTCTACGACAAGAGCGCCAGGACTTACGTTCGCAGCTCTTCCTTTACCCCCGTATTCCACCAGCCCGACGCAGCCCAATATCTCTCACA is from Sphingomonas sp. IW22 and encodes:
- a CDS encoding S24 family peptidase encodes the protein MDDARRALDELIQQRGVNYSSVSRLLGRNAAYIQQYIRRGSPRQLDEQDRSVLARFFGVDEKVLGAPARRSGPVVELVHVPLLNVEASAGHGALAEMEAKSAQFGFDEKWLRRLTASKAASLSIIAVHGDSMEPTLHDGDEVMVDLGDGQARLRDGIYVLRMDDMLSVKRIALEPQGKRASVLSDNPAYPSWRGLEKRTLNIVGRVLWFGRAL